Proteins encoded in a region of the Oscillospiraceae bacterium MB24-C1 genome:
- the pta gene encoding phosphate acetyltransferase produces MFENLLAVLKANPRRLVFTEGPDPRILEAASRLKKEEILTPVLIGVPEEVQSAAKTNGFDITGIEIIDPATYAGMDEMVEKMVALRKGKMTAEECRKALSKGNYFGTMLVAMGKADALLGGATYSTADTVRPALQLVKTKPGNKIVSSCFIMVRKKDGKEERYAMGDCAINITPAEDELVEIALETARTAKAFGIDPKVAMLSYSTMGSGKGESVDLVKNATAKAKAAAPDLAIDGEMQFDAAFSPVVAKTKCKGSPVAGQANTFIFPDINAGNIGYKIAQRLGDFAAYGPILQGLNAPINDLSRGCDAEEVYQMSIITAGLK; encoded by the coding sequence ATGTTTGAAAACTTACTTGCAGTATTAAAGGCCAATCCCCGTCGTTTGGTCTTTACCGAAGGGCCTGACCCCCGCATTCTTGAGGCTGCCAGCCGTTTAAAAAAGGAAGAAATTCTGACCCCAGTGCTCATCGGCGTACCGGAAGAGGTTCAGTCTGCGGCAAAAACCAATGGCTTTGATATCACAGGAATTGAGATTATCGATCCCGCCACCTATGCTGGAATGGACGAAATGGTAGAAAAGATGGTTGCGCTGCGCAAGGGTAAGATGACCGCCGAGGAATGCCGCAAAGCACTTTCTAAGGGCAACTATTTTGGCACCATGCTTGTTGCAATGGGTAAGGCTGACGCGCTGCTTGGTGGCGCTACCTATTCCACTGCGGATACTGTCCGTCCCGCGTTGCAGCTGGTCAAGACCAAGCCTGGTAATAAGATTGTATCCTCTTGCTTCATTATGGTGCGCAAGAAGGATGGCAAGGAAGAAAGATATGCGATGGGCGACTGTGCCATAAATATTACACCTGCTGAGGATGAATTGGTTGAAATTGCGTTAGAAACAGCACGCACCGCTAAAGCGTTCGGCATCGACCCCAAGGTTGCGATGTTGTCTTACTCTACCATGGGCTCAGGCAAGGGTGAAAGCGTTGACCTCGTGAAAAATGCCACCGCCAAAGCTAAGGCTGCTGCGCCTGACCTCGCAATTGACGGCGAAATGCAGTTTGACGCCGCATTCTCTCCCGTTGTCGCCAAGACCAAGTGCAAGGGTTCTCCCGTTGCTGGTCAGGCCAACACTTTCATCTTCCCAGATATCAACGCGGGTAATATCGGTTATAAGATTGCGCAGCGTCTGGGTGACTTTGCAGCCTACGGCCCGATTCTGCAGGGCCTGAATGCGCCGATCAA
- a CDS encoding ferritin, with translation MFTEKVASLLNNQIQKELYSAYLYLQFSNFYTEQGLNGFANWYKIQAQEERDHAMLFVQYMQNNDLSVTFEAIEKPDAVLTNNMDPLQAALKHEQYVTELIHTIYEAAYEAKDFRTMQFLDWFVKEQGEEETNAQDLIKKMELFGADSKGLYMLDQELGARVYVAPSLVL, from the coding sequence ATGTTTACTGAAAAGGTAGCCAGCCTTCTGAACAACCAGATTCAAAAGGAACTCTATTCAGCGTATCTGTATCTGCAGTTTTCCAACTTTTATACTGAGCAGGGCCTTAACGGCTTTGCTAACTGGTATAAGATTCAGGCGCAGGAAGAGCGCGATCATGCCATGCTTTTTGTCCAATATATGCAGAATAACGATCTGTCGGTGACATTTGAGGCTATTGAGAAGCCTGACGCCGTACTGACAAACAACATGGACCCGCTGCAGGCCGCGTTGAAGCACGAGCAGTATGTAACTGAGCTGATCCATACCATTTATGAGGCTGCGTACGAGGCGAAGGATTTTCGCACCATGCAGTTCCTTGATTGGTTTGTTAAGGAGCAGGGTGAGGAGGAGACCAACGCGCAGGATCTCATCAAGAAGATGGAGCTTTTCGGCGCCGACAGCAAAGGGCTCTATATGCTTGATCAGGAGCTTGGTGCTCGCGTTTATGTCGCGCCCAGCCTCGTGCTCTAA